A window of the Pseudoliparis swirei isolate HS2019 ecotype Mariana Trench chromosome 13, NWPU_hadal_v1, whole genome shotgun sequence genome harbors these coding sequences:
- the mtr gene encoding methionine synthase, with amino-acid sequence MAPTNVIQHKLEPGCQCPLESELRAVLQQRIMVLDGGMGTMIQQHRLEEEDFRGDEFREHLLPLKGNNDLLSLTQPEIVYQIHKDYLLAGADIIETNTFSSTSVAQADYGLEHMAYRLNRASAELARRAADDVFKLTGCKRYVAGALGPTNKTLSVSPSVERPDFRNITFDELVEAYSEQVRGLLDGGADILLVETIFDTANAKAALFAIDLLFEKSYERRPLFISGTIVDRSGRTLSGQTGEAFVVSVSHMNPLCIGLNCALGATEMRPFIEAIGKCTTAFIICYPNAGLPNTFGDYDETPEVTASNLKEFATDGLVNIVGGCCGTTPGHIRALAEAVTHCQPRVPAADGYQDYMLLAGLEPFRIGPNTNFVNIGERCNVAGSRNFAKLIMAGNYEEALSIAKAQVEMGAQVLDINMDEGMLEGPAAMTRFCNLIGSEPDIARVPLCIDSSNFSVIEAGLKCCQGKCIVNSISLKEGEEEFLHRAATVKRYGAAVVVMAFDEEGQAADTERKVEICTRAYELLVRKVGFNPNDIIFDPNILTIGTGMEEHNDYAIYFIRATKLIKATLPRARVSGGLSNLSFSFRGMEAIREAMHGAFLYQAIKDGMDMGIVNAGNLPVYDDIDKELLLLCENLIWNRDAEATEKLLVYAQNNVKGAKKVVQTDEWREGSVAERLEYALIKGIDKYVVEDVAECRAQVERYRRPLHIIEGPLMSGMKVVGDLFGAGKMFLPQVIKSARVMKKAVGYLIPFMEKERQEMMALSGSTEEVDPYQGTIVLATVKGDVHDIGKNIVGVVLGCNNFRVIDLGVMVPCDRILREAIAHKADIIGLSGLITPSLDEMIYIAKEMERLGVTTPLLIGGATTSKTHTAVKIAPRYSSPAIHVLDASRSVVVCSQLLDEAVREEYFEELKEEYEEIRQEHYNSLKERRYLSLSQARGKALHIDWLSQPRPVRPQFLGTRVFESYDLHSLLDFIDWKPFFDVWQLRGKYPNRGYPKIFNDKTVGTEARGVFDEAQQMLTQMIDNGSLKGRGLVGFWRAQSDGDDIRVYEGDVTAHKGTEPIGTFHGLRQQLEKDSSSSEPYLCVSDFVAPAASGVADYVGVFAVGVFGAEELSQQFQAQGDDYSSIMVKALADRLVEAFAEELHARVRKDLWGYSADEALQASDLHRIRYQGIRPAAGYPSQPDHTEKTAMWSLAGIQEKTGICLTESLAMMPAASVSGLYFSNPKASYFAVGKITKEQVEDYAARKGMSMEEAERWLAPILGYDSEA; translated from the exons GACTACCTGCTGGCCGGCGCTGACATCATAGAGACCAACACCTTCAGCAGCACCTCCGTGGCCCAGGCGGACTATGGACTGGAGCACATG GCGTACCGCCTCAACCGGGCGTCTGCGGAGCTGGCGAGGAGGGCGGCCGACGACGTCTTCAAACTAACGG GTTGTAAGCGCTATGTGGCCGGGGCGCTGGGGCCCACCAATAAGACGCTGTCTGTGTCCCCGTCTGTGGAGAGGCCCGACTTCAGGAACATCA CCTTCGATGAGCTGGTGGAGGCCTACTCGGAGCAGGTCAGAGGGTTACTGGACGGAGGAGCTGACATCCTTCTGGTTGAAACCATCTTTGATACGGCCAACGCGAAG GCGGCCTTGTTTGCCATCGACCTGCTGTTTGAGAAGAGCTACGAGAGGAGACCTTTATTC ATCTCCGGCACCATCGTGGACCGGAGTGGACGCACTCTGTCCGGCCAGACGGGCGAGGCCTTCGTAGTGAGCGTGTCCCACATGAACCCCCTGTG TATTGGTCTGAACTGTGCCTTGGGGGCGACAGAGATGAGGCCGTTCATTGAAGCCATTGGAAAATGCACCACCGCCTTCATCATCTGTTATCCCAATGCAG gtCTTCCCAACACATTTGGAGACTACGACGAAACTCCAGAAGTAACGGCCTCCAATCTCAAG GAGTTTGCCACCGACGGGCTGGTGAACATCGTGGGAGGCTGCTGTGGGACCACTCCGGGACACATCAG AGCTCTTGCTGAAGCAGTCACACACTGTCAGCCACGAGTTCCTGCTGCTGATGGTTATCAGGACTACATGCTGCTGGCAG gTCTAGAGCCGTTCAGGATCGGCCCGAACACCAACTTCGTGAACATCGGCGAGCGCTGCAACGTGGCCGGGTCACGCAACTTCGCCAAGCTCATCATGGCCGGAAACTACGAG GAGGCTCTCAGCATCGCCAAGGCCCAGGTGGAGATGGGAGCCCAGGTCCTGGATATCAACATGGACGAGGGGATGCTGGAGGGGCCGGCAGCGATGACCAGATTCTGTAACTTGATTGGCTCTGAGCCAGACATCGCTCGG GTTCCTCTGTGCATCGACTCCTCCAACTTCTCTGTGATCGAGGCCGGGCTGAAATGCTGCCAGGGGAAGTGCATCGTGAACAGCATCAGcctgaaggaaggagaggaggagttccTGCACCGCGCGGCCACGGTGAAGCGCTACGGGGCCGCTGTGGTGGTCATGGCCTTCGATGAGGAGGGGCAG GCCGCAGACACGGAGCGCAAAGTGGAGATCTGCACTCGGGCCTACGAGCTGCTGGTCCGCAAAGTGGGATTCAACCCCAACGACATCATCTTTGACCCCAACATCCTCACCATCGGTACGGGCATGGAGGAACACAACGACTACGCCATCTACTTCATCAGAGCCACCAAACTCATCAAG gcgacATTACCAAGAGCCAGGGTGAGTGGAGGTCTGTCCAacctgtccttctccttcagagGGATGGAGGCCATCAGAGAAGCGATGCATGGAGCCTTTCTCTACCAAGCCATCAAG gacggGATGGACATGGGCATCGTGAATGCCGGGAACCTGCCGGTCTACGACGACATCGACAAAGAGCTGCTGCTCCTGTGTGAGAACCTCATCTGGAACAGAGACGCGGAGGCGACGGAGAAACTACTGGTCTACGCACAG AACAACGTGAAAGGAGCGAAGAAGGTGGTGCAGACGGACGAGTGGAGAGAAGGGAGTGTGGCGGAGAGGTTGGAGTACGCGCTCATCAAG ggGATAGACAAGTacgtggtggaggacgtggCGGAGTGCCGGGCTCAGGTGGAGCGCTACAGGCGACCCCTTCACATCATCGAGGGCCCCCTGATGAGCGGCATGAAGGTGGTGGGCGATCTCTTTGGAGCGGGCAAGATGTTCCTCCCACAG GTGATCAAGTCGGCTCGCGTGATGAAGAAGGCGGTGGGCTATCTGATTCCTTTCATGGAGAAGGAGAGGCAGGAGATGATGGCGCTGTCGGGGTCAACTGAGGAAGTG GATCCCTACCAGGGCACCATCGTGCTGGCGACAGTGAAGGGAGACGTCCACGACATTGGAAAGAACATTGTAGGCGTGGTGCTGGGTTGCAACAACTTCAG AGTGATAGACCTGGGCGTCATGGTTCCCTGTGATCGGATCCTCAGAGAGGCCATCGCACACAAAGCAG ATATCATCGGCCTGTCGGGGCTCATCACCCCGTCTCTGGACGAGATGATCTACATCgccaaagagatggagagactggGAGTGACCACGCCGctgctgattggaggagccACCACATCAAA GACGCATACGGCCGTGAAGATCGCCCCTCGCTACTCCTCTCCTGCTATCCATGTCCTGGACGCCTCCAGGAGCGTGGTGGTG TGCTCACAGCTCCTGGACGAGGCGGTGAGGGAGGAGTACTttgaggagctgaaggaggagtACGAGGAGATCAGGCAGGAGCACTACAACTCCCTGAAG GAGCGCAggtatctgtctctctcccaggCCAGAGGCAAGGCGCTACACATCGACTGGCTCTCTCAGCCCAGACCAG TGCGTCCTCAGTTCCTGGGCACCCGTGTGTTCGAGTCCTACGACCTGCACAGCCTGCTGGACTTCATCGACTGGAAGCCTTTCTTTGACGTGTGGCAGCTGAGGGGAAAATACCCCAACAGAGGCTACCCCAAGATCTTCAACGACAAGACCGTTG GTACGGAGGCTCGCGGAGTCTTCGACGAAGCCCAGCAGATGCTCACTCAGATGATTGACAACGGGAGTCTGAAGGGGCGGGGCCTGGTGGGGTTCTGGCGTGCCCAGAGTGACGGCGATGACATCCGCGTGTACGAAGGCGACGTCACGGCGCACAAAGGCACCGAGCCCATCGGCACGTTCCACGGCTTACGGCAGCAG CTGGAGAAGGACAGCTCCAGTTCAGAgccctacctgtgtgtgtctgacttcGTTGCCCCGGCAGCCAGCGGCGTGGCCGACTACGTGGGCGTGTTCGCCGTGGGCGTGTTTGGAGCCGAGGAGCTGAGTCAGCAGTTCCAGGCCCAGGGAGACGACTACAGCAGCATCATGGTCAAAGCGCTGGCCGACCGGCTGGTCGAG GCCTTCGCCGAGGAGCTGCACGCTCGCGTGCGCAAGGATCTATGGGGCTACAGCGCGGACGAGGCTCTGCAGGCCTCGGACCTCCACCGGATTCGGTACCAGGGCATCAGACCTGCAGCCGGCTACCCCAGTCAGCCGGACCACACGGAGAAGACCGCCATGTGGAGCCTGGCGGGGATCCAGGAGAAGACCG gtatctGCCTGACGGAGTCTCTGGCCATGATGCCCGCTGCCTCCGTGTCCGGCCTTTACTTCTCTAACCCCAAGGCCTCGTACTTCGCTGTGGGGAAGATCACCAAGGAGCAG GTGGAGGACTACGCAGCCAGGAAAGGGATGAGCATGGAGGAGGCCGAGCGCTGGCTGGCCCCCATCCTGGGCTACGACAGCGAGGCCTGA